Proteins encoded by one window of Arachis ipaensis cultivar K30076 chromosome B04, Araip1.1, whole genome shotgun sequence:
- the LOC107638612 gene encoding phospholipase A I isoform X3, with protein sequence MSWGLGWKRPSEIFHLTLNYGTDDLREALNRTSSASASSLIPQEQELGFRIELEWSASEDEDQTALKLQSQLMVALPLPQDTVVVELRPKEDDDGVNLNMEVLKRREPLRAITMSKAVASGQHSDGTSVLIRLLRSNLASSAPPAVAEGVAGCGDHWSSVSVLSLCGCGLSVLPVQLTQLPHLEKLILDNNKLTVLPPDLGQQRSLRVLRVDNNMLISVPVELRQCVKLEELSLEHNKLVRPLLDFRAMAELRVLRLFGNPLEFLPEILPLVKLRHLSLANIRIVADDNLRSINVQIEMENNSYFASRHKLSAFFSLIFRFSSCHHPLLASALAKIMQDVGNRVVVGKDENAVRQLISMISSDNHHVVEQACYALSALASDVSVALQLIKADIMQPIGTVMKSMGREEVISVLQVVVKLAFASDAVAEKMLNKDVLKSLKNLCAHKDPEVQRLALLAVGNLAFCPENRRILVTSESLREFLLRLTVAVEPRVYKAAARALAILGENENLRRAIRGRQVPKQGLRILSMDGGGMKGLATVRMLKEIERGTGKQIHELFDLICGTSTGGMLAVALGIKLMTLEQCEDIYKNLGKVVFAEPVPKDNEAATWKEKLDQLYKSSSQSFRVVVHGSKHSAEQFESLLKELCDDEDGDLMIDSAVKNVPKVFVVSTLVSVMPGQPFIFRNYQYPAGTPEVALTTSESSGVTLLAPSSTGAPVGSKRSAFIGSCKHQVWQAIRASSAAPYYLDDFSDDINRWQDGAIVANNPTVFAIREAQLLWPDTKIDCLVSLGCGSIPTKVRKGGWRYLDTGQVLIESACSVERVEEVLSTLLPMLPEIQYFRFNPVDERCDMELDETDPTVWMKLESAVDEYIQKNYLAFENLSERLILPFQHEEKLFENIRSKVSKTGESNEGASGPALGWRRNVLLVEALHNPDAGRSVHHARELESFCARSGIRLSLMQGLSHIVRTGLTTTFATPFVSPLFTGSFPSSPLVYSPDVGQRIGRIDLVPPLSLDGPSGKIASSPPASPRGLRQLSAPVKSLHERLQNSPQLGVIHLALQNDLDGLIVSWQNDVFVVAEPGEHAEKFLQSVKCSLLSTMRSHRRKGASLLSNISTISELVAFKPHFQIGDIVHRYLSRQTMVLEDEQEISSYMFDGWEGASIHLALEHALASHRRLRYVCHLPHIQ encoded by the exons ATGTCTTGGGGATTGGGGTGGAAGAGGCCCTCCGAGATCTTCCACCTCACTCTCAACTACGGCACCGACGATCTGCGAGAAGCTCTCAATCGCACGTCATCTGCGTCGGCTTCTTCACTGATCCCGCAGGAGCAGGAGCTAGGGTTCCGTATCGAGCTGGAATGGTCGGCGTCGGAGGATGAGGATCAGACGGCGCTCAAGCTTCAGTCGCAGCTAATGGTGGCTCTGCCGTTGCCGCAGGACACCGTAGTTGTGGAGCTGAGGCCGAAGGAGGACGATGATGGCGTGAATTTGAACATGGAGGTTTTGAAGAGGAGGGAACCGCTCAGGGCCATCACGATGAGCAAGGCTGTTGCCTCGGGGCAGCATAGCGATGGCACCAGTGTTCTGATTCGGCTTCTGCGGTCTAATTTGGCCTCCTCTGCGCCGCCGGCGGTGGCCGAGGGGGTTGCTGGATGTGGCGACCATTGGAGTAGTGTATCGGTGCTTAGTCTCTGCGGCTGTGGCTTATCG GTGCTTCCAGTACAGCTTACTCAGTTGCCACATCTTGAAAAACTTATTCTTGACAACAACAAACTGACAGTTTTGCCTCCTGATCTTGGTCAGCAGAGAAGCTTAAGAGTGCTCAGAGTTGACAACAACATGCTTATTTCTGTGCCTG TTGAACTGAGACAGTGTGTTAAGTTGGAGGAGTTGTCATTGGAACACAACAAGCTAGTTCGACCACTTCTTGACTTCAG GGCTATGGCTGAACTACGGGTGCTCAGGCTATTTGGAAATCCTCTGGAGTTTCTTCCTGAAATTTTGCCCCTCGTCAAACTTCGCCACCTTTCACTCGCAAATATTAGGATTGTGGCAGATGATAATTTGAGATCAATCAATGTGCAAATAGAG ATGGAAAACAATTCGTATTTTGCATCTAGGCATAAACTCAGTGCCTTCTTTTCTCTTATATTCCGCTTTTCTTCTTGTCATCACCCTTTATTAGCCTCTGCACTTGCAAAGATAATGCAAGATGTAGGAAATAGAGTGGTTGTTGGCAAAGATGAGAATGCAGTGAGACAGCTTATTAGCATGATAAGTAGTGACAACCATCATGTG GTTGAACAAGCCTGCTATGCTCTTTCAGCTCTTGCCTCCGATGTGTCTGTTGCACTGCAGCTGATCAAAGCAGATATCATGCAACCCATTGGAACAGTTATGAAATCTATGGGTCGGGAAGAGGTAATATCTGTATTGCAAGTTGTGGTGAAGTTGGCTTTCGCATCTGATGCTGTAGCTGAGAAGATGTTGAACAAGGATGTTCTGAAATCTTTGAAAAATTTGTGTGCCCATAAAGATCCAGAG GTACAACGGTTAGCTCTGTTAGCTGTTGGCAACTTGGCTTTCTGTCCAGAGAATCGTCGTATACTTGTTACTTCTGAGAGCTTGCGAGAATTTCTCTTACGACTGACTGTTGCAGTTGAGCCACGTGTTTATAAAGCTGCTGCTCGTGCTTTGGCAATTCTTG GAGAAAATGAGAACCTGCGACGTGCAATAAGAGGGAGACAAGTGCCGAAGCAAGGACTCCGCATACTCTCAATGGATGGAGGGGGGATGAAAGGTCTGGCAACTGTGAGAATGCTTAAGGAAATTGAAAGGGGAACTGGAAAACAAATACATGAGTTGTTTGATTTAATATGTGGCACATCAACGGGTGGAATGCTGGCTGTTGCCCTTGGGATTAAGTTGATGACTTTGGAACAATGTGAAGATATATACAAAAATCTTG GGAAGGTTGTTTTTGCTGAACCTGTGCCCAAGGATAATGAAGCTGCTACCTGGAAAGAAAAGTTAGATCAACTATATAAGAGTTCATCACAGAGTTTTAGAGTTGTTGTTCATGGATCAAAA CACAGTGCAGAGCAGTTTGAGAGTCTATTGAAAGAATTGTGTGATGATGAGGATGGGGATCTAATGATAGATTCTGCTGTAAAAAATGTGCCAAAAGTTTTTGTTGTATCAACCCTGGTGAGCGTCATGCCTGGACAGCCCTTCATATTCCGCAATTATCAG TATCCTGCTGGTACACCAGAGGTGGCTCTTACGACATCAGAAAGTTCAGGGGTAACCTTGTTGGCTCCTTCTTCAACAGGTGCACCAGTTGGCTCTAAGCGCAGTGCGTTCATTGGAAGCTGTAAGCATCAAGTGTGGCAGGCTATCAGAGCTTCATCTGCTGCGCCTTATTATCTTGATGATTTTTCAGATG ATATTAATCGCTGGCAAGATGGTGCAATAGTGGCAAACAATCCAACAGTTTTTGCCATAAGAGAAGCCCAGCTTCTGTGGCCTGACACAAAAATTGATTGCCTGGTTTCATTAGGGTGTGGTTCTATTCCAACAAAG GTGCGGAAAGGGGGTTGGCGGTATCTGGATACAGGACAGGTATTGATCGAGAGTGCATGCTCTGTTGAGCGGGTTGAGGAAGTTTTAAGTACACTGCTGCCTATGCTTCCTGAGATACAGTATTTTCGTTTCAATCCTG TTGATGAACGTTGTGATATGGAACTTGATGAGACGGATCCAACTGTCTGGATGAAACTGGAGTCTGCAGTTGATGAATATATACAAAAGAATTATCTGGCATTTGAAAATCTCTCTGAGAGATTGATTCTGCCTTTCCAGCATGAAGAGAAGCTTTTCGAGAATATAAGATCTAAAGTATCCAAGACAGGGGAATCAAATGAAG GTGCTAGTGGCCCTGCTTTGGGGTGGAGGCGAAATGTACTACTTGTGGAAGCTTTACATAATCCTGATGCAGGAAGATCAGTGCACCATGCTCGAGAGCTTGAGTCATTTTGTGCTCGGAGCGGGATACGTTTATCACTCATGCAGGGTTTGTCTCATATTGTAAGGACAGGGTTGACAACAACATTCGCTACTCCATTTGTGTCACCTCTGTTTACAGGAAGCTTCCCTTCAAGTCCACTTGTATATAGTCCTGATGTTGGTCAGAGGATTGGACGGATTGATCTGGTTCCACCTTTAAGTTTAGATGGCCCATCAGGGAAAATAGCTTCATCACCTCCAGCGTCTCCCCGAGGACTTAGACAGCTGTCGGCGCCTGTCAAATCATTGCATGAGAGATTGCAGAATTCACCACAATTGGGCGTTATACATTTGGCCCTTCAAAATGACTTAGATGGCTTAATTGTGAG TTGGCAAAATGATGTATTCGTGGTGGCTGAGCCTGGAGAACATGCGGAGAAATTTCTACAGAGTGTTAAATGCAGTTTGTTATCTACAATGAGGAGCCACCGCAGAAAGGGTGCATCTCTGTTGTCCAATATTTCTACCATATCGGAGTTGGTTGCCTTTAAGCCCCATTTCCAAATTGGAGACATTGTCCATAGATACTTAAGCCGCCAAACCATG GTTTTGGAAGATGAACAAGAAATAAGTTCCTACAT GTTCGATGGATG GGAGGGTGCTAGTATCCATCTTGCTTTGGAACATGCTCTCGCCTCGCATAGGAGATTACGGTACGTGTGCCATCTCCCTCACATACAATAA
- the LOC107638612 gene encoding phospholipase A I isoform X4 gives MSWGLGWKRPSEIFHLTLNYGTDDLREALNRTSSASASSLIPQEQELGFRIELEWSASEDEDQTALKLQSQLMVALPLPQDTVVVELRPKEDDDGVNLNMEVLKRREPLRAITMSKAVASGQHSDGTSVLIRLLRSNLASSAPPAVAEGVAGCGDHWSSVSVLSLCGCGLSVLPVQLTQLPHLEKLILDNNKLTVLPPDLGQQRSLRVLRVDNNMLISVPVELRQCVKLEELSLEHNKLVRPLLDFRAMAELRVLRLFGNPLEFLPEILPLVKLRHLSLANIRIVADDNLRSINVQIEMENNSYFASRHKLSAFFSLIFRFSSCHHPLLASALAKIMQDVGNRVVVGKDENAVRQLISMISSDNHHVVEQACYALSALASDVSVALQLIKADIMQPIGTVMKSMGREEVISVLQVVVKLAFASDAVAEKMLNKDVLKSLKNLCAHKDPEVQRLALLAVGNLAFCPENRRILVTSESLREFLLRLTVAVEPRVYKAAARALAILGENENLRRAIRGRQVPKQGLRILSMDGGGMKGLATVRMLKEIERGTGKQIHELFDLICGTSTGGMLAVALGIKLMTLEQCEDIYKNLGKVVFAEPVPKDNEAATWKEKLDQLYKSSSQSFRVVVHGSKHSAEQFESLLKELCDDEDGDLMIDSAVKNVPKVFVVSTLVSVMPGQPFIFRNYQYPAGTPEVALTTSESSGVTLLAPSSTGAPVGSKRSAFIGSCKHQVWQAIRASSAAPYYLDDFSDDINRWQDGAIVANNPTVFAIREAQLLWPDTKIDCLVSLGCGSIPTKVRKGGWRYLDTGQVLIESACSVERVEEVLSTLLPMLPEIQYFRFNPVDERCDMELDETDPTVWMKLESAVDEYIQKNYLAFENLSERLILPFQHEEKLFENIRSKVSKTGESNEGIVVDLLSIMRGFTIDTNLSFQKLRFSSLFFVLKAVWLSSLKVLEDEQEISSYMFRRTVPSMHLTPEDVRWMVGAWRDRIIICTGTYGPTQALIKAFLDSGAKAVICPSNEPPESQLATFDGTGELFVMENNGKFEIGEDEADDDTAPDSPLSDWEDSDAEKNGDRTLSFWNDDEVELSQFVCHLYDSLFREGASIHLALEHALASHRRLRYVCHLPHIQ, from the exons ATGTCTTGGGGATTGGGGTGGAAGAGGCCCTCCGAGATCTTCCACCTCACTCTCAACTACGGCACCGACGATCTGCGAGAAGCTCTCAATCGCACGTCATCTGCGTCGGCTTCTTCACTGATCCCGCAGGAGCAGGAGCTAGGGTTCCGTATCGAGCTGGAATGGTCGGCGTCGGAGGATGAGGATCAGACGGCGCTCAAGCTTCAGTCGCAGCTAATGGTGGCTCTGCCGTTGCCGCAGGACACCGTAGTTGTGGAGCTGAGGCCGAAGGAGGACGATGATGGCGTGAATTTGAACATGGAGGTTTTGAAGAGGAGGGAACCGCTCAGGGCCATCACGATGAGCAAGGCTGTTGCCTCGGGGCAGCATAGCGATGGCACCAGTGTTCTGATTCGGCTTCTGCGGTCTAATTTGGCCTCCTCTGCGCCGCCGGCGGTGGCCGAGGGGGTTGCTGGATGTGGCGACCATTGGAGTAGTGTATCGGTGCTTAGTCTCTGCGGCTGTGGCTTATCG GTGCTTCCAGTACAGCTTACTCAGTTGCCACATCTTGAAAAACTTATTCTTGACAACAACAAACTGACAGTTTTGCCTCCTGATCTTGGTCAGCAGAGAAGCTTAAGAGTGCTCAGAGTTGACAACAACATGCTTATTTCTGTGCCTG TTGAACTGAGACAGTGTGTTAAGTTGGAGGAGTTGTCATTGGAACACAACAAGCTAGTTCGACCACTTCTTGACTTCAG GGCTATGGCTGAACTACGGGTGCTCAGGCTATTTGGAAATCCTCTGGAGTTTCTTCCTGAAATTTTGCCCCTCGTCAAACTTCGCCACCTTTCACTCGCAAATATTAGGATTGTGGCAGATGATAATTTGAGATCAATCAATGTGCAAATAGAG ATGGAAAACAATTCGTATTTTGCATCTAGGCATAAACTCAGTGCCTTCTTTTCTCTTATATTCCGCTTTTCTTCTTGTCATCACCCTTTATTAGCCTCTGCACTTGCAAAGATAATGCAAGATGTAGGAAATAGAGTGGTTGTTGGCAAAGATGAGAATGCAGTGAGACAGCTTATTAGCATGATAAGTAGTGACAACCATCATGTG GTTGAACAAGCCTGCTATGCTCTTTCAGCTCTTGCCTCCGATGTGTCTGTTGCACTGCAGCTGATCAAAGCAGATATCATGCAACCCATTGGAACAGTTATGAAATCTATGGGTCGGGAAGAGGTAATATCTGTATTGCAAGTTGTGGTGAAGTTGGCTTTCGCATCTGATGCTGTAGCTGAGAAGATGTTGAACAAGGATGTTCTGAAATCTTTGAAAAATTTGTGTGCCCATAAAGATCCAGAG GTACAACGGTTAGCTCTGTTAGCTGTTGGCAACTTGGCTTTCTGTCCAGAGAATCGTCGTATACTTGTTACTTCTGAGAGCTTGCGAGAATTTCTCTTACGACTGACTGTTGCAGTTGAGCCACGTGTTTATAAAGCTGCTGCTCGTGCTTTGGCAATTCTTG GAGAAAATGAGAACCTGCGACGTGCAATAAGAGGGAGACAAGTGCCGAAGCAAGGACTCCGCATACTCTCAATGGATGGAGGGGGGATGAAAGGTCTGGCAACTGTGAGAATGCTTAAGGAAATTGAAAGGGGAACTGGAAAACAAATACATGAGTTGTTTGATTTAATATGTGGCACATCAACGGGTGGAATGCTGGCTGTTGCCCTTGGGATTAAGTTGATGACTTTGGAACAATGTGAAGATATATACAAAAATCTTG GGAAGGTTGTTTTTGCTGAACCTGTGCCCAAGGATAATGAAGCTGCTACCTGGAAAGAAAAGTTAGATCAACTATATAAGAGTTCATCACAGAGTTTTAGAGTTGTTGTTCATGGATCAAAA CACAGTGCAGAGCAGTTTGAGAGTCTATTGAAAGAATTGTGTGATGATGAGGATGGGGATCTAATGATAGATTCTGCTGTAAAAAATGTGCCAAAAGTTTTTGTTGTATCAACCCTGGTGAGCGTCATGCCTGGACAGCCCTTCATATTCCGCAATTATCAG TATCCTGCTGGTACACCAGAGGTGGCTCTTACGACATCAGAAAGTTCAGGGGTAACCTTGTTGGCTCCTTCTTCAACAGGTGCACCAGTTGGCTCTAAGCGCAGTGCGTTCATTGGAAGCTGTAAGCATCAAGTGTGGCAGGCTATCAGAGCTTCATCTGCTGCGCCTTATTATCTTGATGATTTTTCAGATG ATATTAATCGCTGGCAAGATGGTGCAATAGTGGCAAACAATCCAACAGTTTTTGCCATAAGAGAAGCCCAGCTTCTGTGGCCTGACACAAAAATTGATTGCCTGGTTTCATTAGGGTGTGGTTCTATTCCAACAAAG GTGCGGAAAGGGGGTTGGCGGTATCTGGATACAGGACAGGTATTGATCGAGAGTGCATGCTCTGTTGAGCGGGTTGAGGAAGTTTTAAGTACACTGCTGCCTATGCTTCCTGAGATACAGTATTTTCGTTTCAATCCTG TTGATGAACGTTGTGATATGGAACTTGATGAGACGGATCCAACTGTCTGGATGAAACTGGAGTCTGCAGTTGATGAATATATACAAAAGAATTATCTGGCATTTGAAAATCTCTCTGAGAGATTGATTCTGCCTTTCCAGCATGAAGAGAAGCTTTTCGAGAATATAAGATCTAAAGTATCCAAGACAGGGGAATCAAATGAAGGTATTGTGGTTGACTTGCTTTCTATCATGCGAGGTTTCACTATTGATACTAATCTCTCATTTCAGAAATTAAGATTCTCTTCACTTTTCTTTGT TTTAAAAGCTGTTTGGTTATCTTCGTTAAAGGTTTTGGAAGATGAACAAGAAATAAGTTCCTACATGTTCCGCAGGACAGTCCCTTCTATGCATTTAACACCTGAGGATGTTCGATGGATG GTTGGAGCCTGGAGGGACAGGATCATCATTTGCACAGGTACATATGGACCCACTCAGGCTCTTATTAAGGCGTTTTTGGACTCTGGTGCAAAAGCGGTTATATGCCCTTCAAATGAACCCCCTGAAAGTCAGTTGGCTACATTTGATGGCACTGGGGAATTGTTTGTGATGGAAAATAATGGCAAGTTCGAAATTGGAGAGGATGAAGCAGATGATGACACTGCACCTGACAGTCCCTTAAGTGACTGGGAAGATAGTGATGCTGAGAAAAATGGTGACCGCACTTTGTCTTTTTGGAATGACGATGAAGTGGAACTGTCTCAATTTGTTTGCCATCTGTATGATTCATTGTTCAGGGAGGGTGCTAGTATCCATCTTGCTTTGGAACATGCTCTCGCCTCGCATAGGAGATTACGGTACGTGTGCCATCTCCCTCACATACAATAA
- the LOC107638612 gene encoding phospholipase A I isoform X1, whose product MSWGLGWKRPSEIFHLTLNYGTDDLREALNRTSSASASSLIPQEQELGFRIELEWSASEDEDQTALKLQSQLMVALPLPQDTVVVELRPKEDDDGVNLNMEVLKRREPLRAITMSKAVASGQHSDGTSVLIRLLRSNLASSAPPAVAEGVAGCGDHWSSVSVLSLCGCGLSVLPVQLTQLPHLEKLILDNNKLTVLPPDLGQQRSLRVLRVDNNMLISVPVELRQCVKLEELSLEHNKLVRPLLDFRAMAELRVLRLFGNPLEFLPEILPLVKLRHLSLANIRIVADDNLRSINVQIEMENNSYFASRHKLSAFFSLIFRFSSCHHPLLASALAKIMQDVGNRVVVGKDENAVRQLISMISSDNHHVVEQACYALSALASDVSVALQLIKADIMQPIGTVMKSMGREEVISVLQVVVKLAFASDAVAEKMLNKDVLKSLKNLCAHKDPEVQRLALLAVGNLAFCPENRRILVTSESLREFLLRLTVAVEPRVYKAAARALAILGENENLRRAIRGRQVPKQGLRILSMDGGGMKGLATVRMLKEIERGTGKQIHELFDLICGTSTGGMLAVALGIKLMTLEQCEDIYKNLGKVVFAEPVPKDNEAATWKEKLDQLYKSSSQSFRVVVHGSKHSAEQFESLLKELCDDEDGDLMIDSAVKNVPKVFVVSTLVSVMPGQPFIFRNYQYPAGTPEVALTTSESSGVTLLAPSSTGAPVGSKRSAFIGSCKHQVWQAIRASSAAPYYLDDFSDDINRWQDGAIVANNPTVFAIREAQLLWPDTKIDCLVSLGCGSIPTKVRKGGWRYLDTGQVLIESACSVERVEEVLSTLLPMLPEIQYFRFNPVDERCDMELDETDPTVWMKLESAVDEYIQKNYLAFENLSERLILPFQHEEKLFENIRSKVSKTGESNEGASGPALGWRRNVLLVEALHNPDAGRSVHHARELESFCARSGIRLSLMQGLSHIVRTGLTTTFATPFVSPLFTGSFPSSPLVYSPDVGQRIGRIDLVPPLSLDGPSGKIASSPPASPRGLRQLSAPVKSLHERLQNSPQLGVIHLALQNDLDGLIVSWQNDVFVVAEPGEHAEKFLQSVKCSLLSTMRSHRRKGASLLSNISTISELVAFKPHFQIGDIVHRYLSRQTMVLEDEQEISSYMFRRTVPSMHLTPEDVRWMVGAWRDRIIICTGTYGPTQALIKAFLDSGAKAVICPSNEPPESQLATFDGTGELFVMENNGKFEIGEDEADDDTAPDSPLSDWEDSDAEKNGDRTLSFWNDDEVELSQFVCHLYDSLFREGASIHLALEHALASHRRLRYVCHLPHIQ is encoded by the exons ATGTCTTGGGGATTGGGGTGGAAGAGGCCCTCCGAGATCTTCCACCTCACTCTCAACTACGGCACCGACGATCTGCGAGAAGCTCTCAATCGCACGTCATCTGCGTCGGCTTCTTCACTGATCCCGCAGGAGCAGGAGCTAGGGTTCCGTATCGAGCTGGAATGGTCGGCGTCGGAGGATGAGGATCAGACGGCGCTCAAGCTTCAGTCGCAGCTAATGGTGGCTCTGCCGTTGCCGCAGGACACCGTAGTTGTGGAGCTGAGGCCGAAGGAGGACGATGATGGCGTGAATTTGAACATGGAGGTTTTGAAGAGGAGGGAACCGCTCAGGGCCATCACGATGAGCAAGGCTGTTGCCTCGGGGCAGCATAGCGATGGCACCAGTGTTCTGATTCGGCTTCTGCGGTCTAATTTGGCCTCCTCTGCGCCGCCGGCGGTGGCCGAGGGGGTTGCTGGATGTGGCGACCATTGGAGTAGTGTATCGGTGCTTAGTCTCTGCGGCTGTGGCTTATCG GTGCTTCCAGTACAGCTTACTCAGTTGCCACATCTTGAAAAACTTATTCTTGACAACAACAAACTGACAGTTTTGCCTCCTGATCTTGGTCAGCAGAGAAGCTTAAGAGTGCTCAGAGTTGACAACAACATGCTTATTTCTGTGCCTG TTGAACTGAGACAGTGTGTTAAGTTGGAGGAGTTGTCATTGGAACACAACAAGCTAGTTCGACCACTTCTTGACTTCAG GGCTATGGCTGAACTACGGGTGCTCAGGCTATTTGGAAATCCTCTGGAGTTTCTTCCTGAAATTTTGCCCCTCGTCAAACTTCGCCACCTTTCACTCGCAAATATTAGGATTGTGGCAGATGATAATTTGAGATCAATCAATGTGCAAATAGAG ATGGAAAACAATTCGTATTTTGCATCTAGGCATAAACTCAGTGCCTTCTTTTCTCTTATATTCCGCTTTTCTTCTTGTCATCACCCTTTATTAGCCTCTGCACTTGCAAAGATAATGCAAGATGTAGGAAATAGAGTGGTTGTTGGCAAAGATGAGAATGCAGTGAGACAGCTTATTAGCATGATAAGTAGTGACAACCATCATGTG GTTGAACAAGCCTGCTATGCTCTTTCAGCTCTTGCCTCCGATGTGTCTGTTGCACTGCAGCTGATCAAAGCAGATATCATGCAACCCATTGGAACAGTTATGAAATCTATGGGTCGGGAAGAGGTAATATCTGTATTGCAAGTTGTGGTGAAGTTGGCTTTCGCATCTGATGCTGTAGCTGAGAAGATGTTGAACAAGGATGTTCTGAAATCTTTGAAAAATTTGTGTGCCCATAAAGATCCAGAG GTACAACGGTTAGCTCTGTTAGCTGTTGGCAACTTGGCTTTCTGTCCAGAGAATCGTCGTATACTTGTTACTTCTGAGAGCTTGCGAGAATTTCTCTTACGACTGACTGTTGCAGTTGAGCCACGTGTTTATAAAGCTGCTGCTCGTGCTTTGGCAATTCTTG GAGAAAATGAGAACCTGCGACGTGCAATAAGAGGGAGACAAGTGCCGAAGCAAGGACTCCGCATACTCTCAATGGATGGAGGGGGGATGAAAGGTCTGGCAACTGTGAGAATGCTTAAGGAAATTGAAAGGGGAACTGGAAAACAAATACATGAGTTGTTTGATTTAATATGTGGCACATCAACGGGTGGAATGCTGGCTGTTGCCCTTGGGATTAAGTTGATGACTTTGGAACAATGTGAAGATATATACAAAAATCTTG GGAAGGTTGTTTTTGCTGAACCTGTGCCCAAGGATAATGAAGCTGCTACCTGGAAAGAAAAGTTAGATCAACTATATAAGAGTTCATCACAGAGTTTTAGAGTTGTTGTTCATGGATCAAAA CACAGTGCAGAGCAGTTTGAGAGTCTATTGAAAGAATTGTGTGATGATGAGGATGGGGATCTAATGATAGATTCTGCTGTAAAAAATGTGCCAAAAGTTTTTGTTGTATCAACCCTGGTGAGCGTCATGCCTGGACAGCCCTTCATATTCCGCAATTATCAG TATCCTGCTGGTACACCAGAGGTGGCTCTTACGACATCAGAAAGTTCAGGGGTAACCTTGTTGGCTCCTTCTTCAACAGGTGCACCAGTTGGCTCTAAGCGCAGTGCGTTCATTGGAAGCTGTAAGCATCAAGTGTGGCAGGCTATCAGAGCTTCATCTGCTGCGCCTTATTATCTTGATGATTTTTCAGATG ATATTAATCGCTGGCAAGATGGTGCAATAGTGGCAAACAATCCAACAGTTTTTGCCATAAGAGAAGCCCAGCTTCTGTGGCCTGACACAAAAATTGATTGCCTGGTTTCATTAGGGTGTGGTTCTATTCCAACAAAG GTGCGGAAAGGGGGTTGGCGGTATCTGGATACAGGACAGGTATTGATCGAGAGTGCATGCTCTGTTGAGCGGGTTGAGGAAGTTTTAAGTACACTGCTGCCTATGCTTCCTGAGATACAGTATTTTCGTTTCAATCCTG TTGATGAACGTTGTGATATGGAACTTGATGAGACGGATCCAACTGTCTGGATGAAACTGGAGTCTGCAGTTGATGAATATATACAAAAGAATTATCTGGCATTTGAAAATCTCTCTGAGAGATTGATTCTGCCTTTCCAGCATGAAGAGAAGCTTTTCGAGAATATAAGATCTAAAGTATCCAAGACAGGGGAATCAAATGAAG GTGCTAGTGGCCCTGCTTTGGGGTGGAGGCGAAATGTACTACTTGTGGAAGCTTTACATAATCCTGATGCAGGAAGATCAGTGCACCATGCTCGAGAGCTTGAGTCATTTTGTGCTCGGAGCGGGATACGTTTATCACTCATGCAGGGTTTGTCTCATATTGTAAGGACAGGGTTGACAACAACATTCGCTACTCCATTTGTGTCACCTCTGTTTACAGGAAGCTTCCCTTCAAGTCCACTTGTATATAGTCCTGATGTTGGTCAGAGGATTGGACGGATTGATCTGGTTCCACCTTTAAGTTTAGATGGCCCATCAGGGAAAATAGCTTCATCACCTCCAGCGTCTCCCCGAGGACTTAGACAGCTGTCGGCGCCTGTCAAATCATTGCATGAGAGATTGCAGAATTCACCACAATTGGGCGTTATACATTTGGCCCTTCAAAATGACTTAGATGGCTTAATTGTGAG TTGGCAAAATGATGTATTCGTGGTGGCTGAGCCTGGAGAACATGCGGAGAAATTTCTACAGAGTGTTAAATGCAGTTTGTTATCTACAATGAGGAGCCACCGCAGAAAGGGTGCATCTCTGTTGTCCAATATTTCTACCATATCGGAGTTGGTTGCCTTTAAGCCCCATTTCCAAATTGGAGACATTGTCCATAGATACTTAAGCCGCCAAACCATG GTTTTGGAAGATGAACAAGAAATAAGTTCCTACATGTTCCGCAGGACAGTCCCTTCTATGCATTTAACACCTGAGGATGTTCGATGGATG GTTGGAGCCTGGAGGGACAGGATCATCATTTGCACAGGTACATATGGACCCACTCAGGCTCTTATTAAGGCGTTTTTGGACTCTGGTGCAAAAGCGGTTATATGCCCTTCAAATGAACCCCCTGAAAGTCAGTTGGCTACATTTGATGGCACTGGGGAATTGTTTGTGATGGAAAATAATGGCAAGTTCGAAATTGGAGAGGATGAAGCAGATGATGACACTGCACCTGACAGTCCCTTAAGTGACTGGGAAGATAGTGATGCTGAGAAAAATGGTGACCGCACTTTGTCTTTTTGGAATGACGATGAAGTGGAACTGTCTCAATTTGTTTGCCATCTGTATGATTCATTGTTCAGGGAGGGTGCTAGTATCCATCTTGCTTTGGAACATGCTCTCGCCTCGCATAGGAGATTACGGTACGTGTGCCATCTCCCTCACATACAATAA